The Streptomyces noursei ATCC 11455 sequence TGCGACTGCTGCGGTCCGACGAGACCGGCGGCGCGCTGCTGTTGGAACGCTTGCAGGGATCGGTGTCGCTGCGGTCGCTGCCGGAGGCCAAGGCGCTGCTGGAGGCGGCCGGCACGGTGCGCCGGCTGTGGGTGGCGCCGCCGGCGGGGCATCCGTTCGCGACGGTGGCGGAGCGGGTCGCGGCGGACGCCGAGCGGCTCCGGGCCGCCGGGGACTCGGCGGGTGCCGGGCCGCTGGTGGACGAGGCCCTGGAGCTGGGGCGGTCGCTGCCGGCCGGGGCGGCGGAGGAGTTCGTGCTGCACGGCGCGTTCCGGCAGGGGAAGGTGCTGGCCGGGGAGCGGGTGCCGTGGCTGGCGGTCGGGCCGGCGCCGCTGGTGGGCGAGCGGGCGTACGACCTGGCGCGGTTGGTGCTGGACCGGTTCGAGGATCTGCTGGCCGGGTCGGGGGCGGCCGCGGTGGCCCGTCGGCGGGTGGCCAAGCTGGCCGACTCTCTGGACGTGGACCGGGAGCGGCTGCGCGACTGGACGCTGTACCGGGCGGTGCGCGCCGGGGTCCGGGAGTCGGTGTCGGGCGACCGGCGGCGCGGCGAGTCGCTGCTGGAGTTCGCGGCCTACGTGTAGCCGCCGACCGGGCACGCCGGAAAGCGGAACGGGCCGGCGGGGCGGGTGCCCCGGCCGGCCCGTTGCCGTTGCGCGGTCAGGCGCTGAGGCGGGCGACGGCCTCGGCGACCGTCAGCTCCTCGCGCTCGCCGGTGCGGCGGTCCTTGACCTCCACGACGCCCTCGCCGGCGCGGCGGCCGGCGACCACGATGGTCGGCACGCCGATCAGCTCCGCGTCGGTGAACTTGACGCCGGGCGAGACGCCGGGCCGGTCGTCGACCAGGACGCGCAGGCCGGCGGCACCGAGCTGGTCGGCGATCTCCAGGGCGAGTTCGGTCTGCTTGGCCTTGCCCGCGGCGACGACGTGGACGTCGGCGGGGGCCACCTCGCGGGGCCAGCACAGGCCCTTGTCGTCGGCGTGCTGCTCGGCCAGCGCGGCGACGGCACGCGAGACGCCGATGCCGTACGAGCCCATGGTCACCCGGACCGGCTTGCCGTTCTGGCCGAGCACGTCGAGCTGGAAGGCGTCGGCGTACTTGCGGCCCAGCTGGAAGATGTGGCCGATCTCGATGGCGCGGTCCAGCTTGAGGCCGGTGCCGCAGTTCGGGCAGGGGTCGCCCTCCTGCACCACGACGACGTCGACGTACGCGTCGACCTCGAAGTCGCGCCCGGCGACGACGTTCTTGGCGTGCAGGCCCTCCTTGTTGGCGCCGGTGATCCAGGCGGTGCCGGGCGCGATGCGCGGGTCGGCCAGGTACGTCACCTTCTCCAGGCCCTGCGGGCCGACGTAGCCGCGCACGAGGTCGTCGCGACCCACGAAGTCCTCGGCGGTGACCAGCTCCACGACGGCCGGGGCGAAGTGCGCCTCGACCTTGCCCATGTCGACCTCGCGGTCGCCGGGCACGCCCACGGCGACGATCTCGCCGCCCACCTTCACCAGGAGGTTCTTCAGGGTGGCGGAGGCCGGCACGTCGAGGTGCGCGGCGAGCGTCTCGATGGTGGGGGTGTCCGGGGTGGGGATCTCTTCGAGCGCGGGTGCGCCGGCGGCGTCCACCGGCTTGAGCTCGTAGGTGATCGCCTCGGTGTTGGCCGCGAAGTCGCAGCTCGGGCAGTCGGCGAAGACGTCCTCGCCGGCCGCGGCCGGGGCCAGGAACTCCTCGGACTTGGAGCCGCCCATGGCGCCGGCGATGGCGGCGCAGATGCGATAGTCCAGGCCGAGCCGCTCGAAGATCCTCTGGTACGCGGCGCGGTGCAGCGCGTAGGACTCGGCCAGGCCCTCGTCGGCCGTGTCGAAGGAGTACGAGTCCTTCATCTGGAACTCGCGGCCGCGCAGGATGCCGGCGCGCGGGCGGGCCTCGTCGCGGTACTTGGTCTGGATCTGGTAGAGGATCACCGGCAGGTCCTTGTAGGACGTGCACTGGTCCTTCACCAGCTGGGTGAAGATCTCCTCGTGGGTCGGGCCGAGGAGGTAGTCGCCGCCCCTGCGGTCCTTGAGGCGGAACAGCTCGGCGCCGTACTCCTCCCAGCGGCCGGTCGCCTCGTAGGGCTCCTTCGGCAGCAGGGCGGGCAGCAGGACCTCCTGGCCGCCGATGGCGTCCATCTCCTCGCGCACGATCCGCTCGATGTTGGCGAGGACCTTCTTGCCGAGCGGCAGCCAGGACCAGACACCGGCG is a genomic window containing:
- a CDS encoding proline--tRNA ligase → MAHAAQVQRMSRLMFKTLRDDPADAEVLSHKLLVRAGFVRRTAAGVWSWLPLGKKVLANIERIVREEMDAIGGQEVLLPALLPKEPYEATGRWEEYGAELFRLKDRRGGDYLLGPTHEEIFTQLVKDQCTSYKDLPVILYQIQTKYRDEARPRAGILRGREFQMKDSYSFDTADEGLAESYALHRAAYQRIFERLGLDYRICAAIAGAMGGSKSEEFLAPAAAGEDVFADCPSCDFAANTEAITYELKPVDAAGAPALEEIPTPDTPTIETLAAHLDVPASATLKNLLVKVGGEIVAVGVPGDREVDMGKVEAHFAPAVVELVTAEDFVGRDDLVRGYVGPQGLEKVTYLADPRIAPGTAWITGANKEGLHAKNVVAGRDFEVDAYVDVVVVQEGDPCPNCGTGLKLDRAIEIGHIFQLGRKYADAFQLDVLGQNGKPVRVTMGSYGIGVSRAVAALAEQHADDKGLCWPREVAPADVHVVAAGKAKQTELALEIADQLGAAGLRVLVDDRPGVSPGVKFTDAELIGVPTIVVAGRRAGEGVVEVKDRRTGEREELTVAEAVARLSA
- a CDS encoding aminoglycoside phosphotransferase family protein, which produces MATAPIEPPQRLVRALGGDPTGPVRAWLAALPELVQQRLESWELTLDRVHAPGGSSSLVAFVRQQDGTPAALKFPVPGRAAAQEAAALRVWDGWGAVRLLRSDETGGALLLERLQGSVSLRSLPEAKALLEAAGTVRRLWVAPPAGHPFATVAERVAADAERLRAAGDSAGAGPLVDEALELGRSLPAGAAEEFVLHGAFRQGKVLAGERVPWLAVGPAPLVGERAYDLARLVLDRFEDLLAGSGAAAVARRRVAKLADSLDVDRERLRDWTLYRAVRAGVRESVSGDRRRGESLLEFAAYV